Within Rhododendron vialii isolate Sample 1 chromosome 12a, ASM3025357v1, the genomic segment TgcagagaaatattttttaaaattgcaaaTAATAGGTGCCCAAGTATATGAAATTTCTTGATCCGCCATTGCGTGCATGTAAGTTAACCCGACATTTATAAGTTATAAAAATTCCGTTTTCTTTTGTGGTGCATTAGTTTCGTTTTAGTTATAAGTTTTCAGCTGTTTTCGGCGTGATGGGGTGGGTAGGTATAAActtgcggtggtggtggttactTTGTTTTCAGTAGTTCATCTTTCAATAACCATGGTTACGATGTGATTCTGTTTTTTCTCTATCGATTCTGCGTTGTAGTTGGCTCCTCGATCATCTAATTGTATGAGGTGTTTTCCATGCACGCAGTGCTCTCTATCagatggtgtaaaaaaaaagcTACTACGTTGGCATCGATCGCACTAAGTTGGCATCGGTCGGTTTCTGTGGGAAGTAGCATTGTTTATTGTGGAACTACCGTGACAACTGGGCATCAACAATTAAGTAGCATGCGTGCCTCTGACTCGTGACCGTCTGATCAAATTTATCGCTGGGCTTGAATCCTTCATTTGGTTGGATGTGTTATCTATCTCCATATGTGTAATAGGTCTTTGTAACAGTTGTATTAGTTGAACACGATAGATTGTATTATAATATTCCTCAATGCAATTCTAACATGTTCCTAAAAAAATCCCATTTTTCCCGTGGCAGAAGAAGTATTAACCGCTCAATAATGCCACAGTGAGCACgcgtttgttttctttttttgggtcgGAAAGAAATCGGCGTTTAAGATTTTCTTTTACATCAGCTTTTTTGTTTTACCTGGAAAGTTATTAGCAGAGGAAACCGAATCTGGTCTGAGAATGTAAGGcgcgttccgctttctttttaaattttttttttttaaaaaaaaaagttaattttaaatttaaatataataaaaataaaaaataatttttaaattttttttacaccgtttaaaaaatttcaatgaaatttatcaaataaaatttatattggtaaaaaaattatttatataaacgcataatttttgagcttgaaattactttttttttctaaaatttcctTTTCCAAGAAACCGGAAATTCGCCTGTCACCTTCGTCGAAGAAGGTGCCTGTCCTcttccctctcctcctcccctATAAACTTTGGCAACACCCCCTCACCACCCCCCATAAACACAATTCATTCCTCCGCGGCTTCTGTACCATACCTGCATTGTACGGTTTGtgtaatcctctctctctctctctctctctctctctctctctctctctctctctctctctctcaatctttgTTTCGAATTTCGCTTGGTAATCGAAGAGGTATACATTTGAATAACATCTTGTGTAAGTCATTCCAAAATTGTATAGGTTAGGCGTCCTGCGTTTTTCGAAATTCTGCTTATTTGAAgaaactggtttttttttttttgatccgatttGAAGAAACTGGTTAATGTGTGTAACTTACCATCTGTTTGGGTTCTGATGAGACTGCTACTTTTGGGTTCATTTTTACTTTGTTGTTTTTCGACTTTCTGATTCCCCGTTCTGTTTGTTATGCAATGTAATTCTGACATCTTTTTTCTGGGTGAGTTCTTCTGAATTGTCCTCTTCGCATGATTAAGCGTTAATGTTACGGAGTACCAGTATTTATTTACTTTTCGTAATTATTTGTCTAgttttatcataattttttgggttACCTTTGGGCTCCGCAAGAGAAATCACAAAAGTATAGAAAAGTTGTAAAAAGTCCAAATAGGATTACAGttgtttcaaataaaaaatcgtCGATAtgaacttttattttattttattcgtaatttttaattttttaaacttctcaATACTCCGTACTATTTTAGGAAGGCCTGGGCCTTATTGAAAGTCTTTTGTAGTCAACATTCTGCTTGAAAATAATGATAAGTTGCAGGAAATATGACCCCCATCATGTGCCATTTGTTTAAGAGGGCGATTGGAATTCCGTGTTCACCAATTCCGTGTTAACAGTTCTTGTTTCCTTGTGACGTCAAAGGTTTCAATATTAATTGCTTATTATAATCTTATCTTGTATTGATCAAAATCCGTGTTGAAATTTTGGGAAGTGGTTGTTTTATTTAAtgtataaataataataatagaggCGGTTCCGGGaaccttaaaaaaacctctaaaaaaaccctccaaatcttaatctcatagtttccgatcaaattttgatgatccgagccgctcaatgtgttcagaacgtgattttaagggtgcttgcgagaaattggcaaaaaaaataacccgaaagggcttgatttgagcagttttttattgaaccgttcaataaagttcaataaaaaactattcggatgaagccttttccggtcattttttttgctgatttctcacaattacccttaaaatcacgttctaattacattgagcggctcagatcatcaaaattcgatcgggaacttggggggttttttttaaaggtttttttAAGAGTCCCCGGAACCGCACCGGTAATATAATatcttattatcctttggagtTATTCTTGAAATCAATGATAATTTGAATGACGTGTTACCCATTTTGTTCAGAGTGTGATTTGAACTCGGCGTTGACCAATTCAACATGAAAAATTACTGTTTCGATGATATATGAAACACAGGTACTGCTATATGGACCTTAATATGTGTATCATGTAAGTGTATCGTATCCACCTCCGATACTTGGTGCACGTATCCAAAAGGATCCACAATGTAAATAATTATTGGTATTTTGGACATGTACTTCGCAAGTATTCCAGGTCACGTATTCCATATTCATTTGTACCCACATCCCATATCTGTATCCATGCTTCATAGGTGATGATATATTAATCTCCTCTTAGGTTCATGACGGCTGACATTGAGGTTTCCATATAACTTTGCTTATGATCATGTAATTTCTAAAGTTCAAAATCAGGGATTGTTGTTCTAGTTCAATAATTTCACTGCCGCAGTTGCATCAGCCTTTTGGTAAATCCCTTCTGATGGTTCTATTTGAAAAGAAGTTCTTTGTGGTCCTTGAGctgttccatttttctttttctttttttcccatgcTACTAGTGTCGTGTACTTCTTCGTATTCATACTTATATCTATTAGCCATAGCGTGTTTCTACCGTGGATTCAGTGAACGGATTTAAGCCTTCCCTTTGGAATTTTGTTGGAATCTTTTGTATTCATGCTTATTCCTATCGAATCCATGTATTCTATATTTGTTACTCAACCTCAAGTAATTTAGTCCTGAGTATGCTTATTAATCTGATCCTTGAATTTATTGCTCCTCCGCTGTAATATCAGCTATGATGCTCTAATTTTCAGCTTCTAATAGAATAAGTTGAGCATTGTTTGTCGGTCATTTATCAGTTTCTGATTCTTTTATTGATATGCTTTGTTGAATTTGTTACAACTGTTTTGGGAAATGGCAAGACTCCAAACTTCTTGTAGGCTTCATGTGGTCGTTAGAGTTTTACAGTGATGTACATACTACCTCTGGTTTTACAAGTCTCTGTAAAATTGTGACAAAATAACCTTACTTGCAACTTATGTTTTTACTCCTATCTTAATACATGCTAACCTATTCTCAGTCGTCGCTGAGAGTGACATACACTCTGTTGTTTCTGCATCTTCAAGTGGCTTTAGATATCAAGCAATCTTCATGTTGATCGTTAATTTCTTATAATAGGAAAAAAATCGACAATGGGGCAAGTTTTTGGTTGCATTCAAGTGGACCAGTCCACTGTGGCTATCAGAGAAATTTTTGGGAAGTTTGATGCTGTGCTTGACCCTGGTTGTCATCTTATGCCTTGGTGTATCGGGATGCAAACGGCCGGTATCCTTTCACTACGTGTTCAGCAGCTAGACGTTCGTTGTGAAACAAAGACCAAGGTTTGTTGTTTAACAAATTACCGTATGTAGTTGAAATTgtatcttcttttcttcttttggttcTCACTCTTGACGCATCCTTTCCTACACTTTGAACTTCGCACGTCTACATTACCCAGATAGTGAGTTTGTTCATGGAATATCATCCAACAATGAATAAATTTGTGTTCAGTTCGCATCTTCTTTACCATTATTATCTTGTATGGACATATAGGGAACAAAACCAAGAATTGATGATTCATTCCCTTATTCCTCTTATCATGTGTGTTTTAGTTATGCCATCTTGCCTCCATCGATCCTGCTCAAGTAAAAAATTGGCCCTTCGTGCATCCGACGAGTGTATTATGGAAATGTTTTATCTGTCATTTCTTATGTTTTAGTTGTCAAGCACGCCAATTAGTTGTAAAGTTTTAAGCTACAGTTCATTATTTCCCATGACGGAAACTAGAAGCAAATagcattcaatatttgcttGAAGTTAATGTTCTATGGTAACATCAAAGATACAGATTAACAGGGAGCTTTCCAGTCGATGTCATCAAATTTCAGGTCCTTAAAGggccattttcttttttattcatgGACAAAGGCTAATTAATGTAGTTGATTTGTACTAGTTGTTTTTTTAGAACTTCTATGAGCAGTAGATTGCTTAGTTTATATCTCTTATATTGTAAAGGAGTCATAACTTTCTTCGAAGTTCTACCTAAGTTTCTGTTTTGGTAGTTCTAATGCAATTTACTGAGTTGAAATCATACAAAATTTCTTCATCCAGCCCTCTCAATATCACTCCAGTGCAAGACATTTGTAGTGACGATCTATGTTTTGTCTTCAGGATAATGTCTTTGTCACTGTGGTCGCTTCCGTTCAATACCGAGCCTTAGCTGAAAAGGCTTCTGATGCATTCTATAAGCTAAGCAACACCAAGGAGCAGATCCAGGCCTATGTCTTTGATGGTAATGTTGGTTTTTCCACATCTTTTTATATTATCATCGAGTGAACATGCTATCAAGTGTTAGTCTGCCTTCGCTTGTTGCAAACTTTGTCGTTTGTCCTATAAATCATAGTTTTTTATTATTGCGGCTAGTAATCCTATTGATTTTATTCTACCAGATAGCTCCTTTTTGTAACAACTTTATGGAAGACTAATTTAAATTTCTTCCGAGTTTGAATCATTGTTGAAGATtgttgtgtgtttttttttagttctgTTAATTTCTGTAATACTAAGATTTTGCTTGTATTGTTCCgataatgaaaaataattttttttgctcataTTGTGAAAGTGGATAAATAAGAGGGTGACTTGTACAAACTTGTTATGAACATGGGAAAAGTTATAGTTCATAGTTCCCAACATCCTTCCCCCAAATAAGAGCTTTGCACTCAATTTTTCATATTGACACAATTACTGGTGTCATACTCATTTCTCTACCAGATGATACCACTTCTATCAGACCATATATGGGTCCTAGTTTCCCTGatgaataaaaacaaatgtGTAGTTGATGCAAACAAATATAGCCAAGATATGCCGGTAAGTAACACAGCTGAATTAACCCAAAGTACGAAGGTGTTTAACACTAGAAATCAGAACATAAGACGAGAACAGATCAATATATAGCTGTTACAAGCAGATACGAAAGAGCTAGGACCCCGAAACATTGTCTTCCAGCTTTTCAACGATATATTATAAGCTTGATTTGGAGTTACGGATCAAAAGTTATGGCAAACCCTAGCTTGGGCATgttttggagaagatgaagTGCAGTTTCTGCACTCTCTCACTGTCAGCCAgccgagagagagtgagattcaCCCCTCACTGGACCGGcatgtttggataattttttgcaTTGTTCAATGTTTAAATTATTCGTTTTGATAgcatgaaaaatactttttaatgcATAAATTGTGTTATGCAATATAATAAATTTGTTTCATGCTTGTGATATGCCATATCTAGTGGGAGGTTGTTCCTAGAGAAAATATTCTTATATTTTTTccgaaaactaaaattttgcgCATGAATTAAATTAAATTGTAATAATAAAATACTTAGAGGCGCAGGAGATGATTATAAGCTTTGCAATTTTTCGATCTTGCGACATGTatagtattattattttctaatttAGATTCTTGCTGTAAAATAATTCTGTATTGTGTTATTAATTATCTCATGCGCATTTATTTGATAGAGTTGAAATGGAAGCTAAGAAAGTTGTAGCTGATTTGACCCAGGTTGAGAAATTGAAAAGCGACAATTATAATGTTTGGCGCTATGAGATCCAATTTCTCCTTAATGAGCTAGAGGTCTTGGAGACCTTCGACCATGAGATGGTTGAGCCAAAGCATAGTGACTCACCACAGTATCTTTGTGATCTTGAGGCCTTTGAAAAATGGTACAAGAAAGATCAGTGGGCGCGACTTACTATGGTACGCAGCATGCACAATGATTTGATATGTGAGTTTGAGTACTATGAGACTGCTCATAAGCTGTGGAAAGCtatcaaacaaaaatatgaTATCGATTTCTTGACTAAGATGGTCTCAAACTTGAAATGTGATGATGAACATAAATCCGAGATCATGAAGGCTAAGCGCCAAGAGGCTGCTGGGCCACATGGTTCATGCATCATAGTTGAGACTGTCCCTCGTAGGTTTGGGTACCAGCGAAGGAAGGCTAAATCCGCCCTTAAGAAAGGAGCTGCTATAGGCATTAACCCTATTGGCGTTGATTCTTTTAAGCGCAATAGAGGTAAGAAGAAGAGTGGTAACAAAAACAAGGCTAGAAAGGCGTGCTTTTACTGTGACAAGTTGGGACACTTTGCTCGTGAGTGCACTGAGCCTAAGAAGgtacaccattttttttttgtttctcatgTTGACTGTTTTGGAACATGTCAAGGTTTAGTTGCTTAATCTCCTCATTCGTGGGTTGTAGACTCAAGAGCAACCAACCAGTTAGCGAGGAAACGAGATAGGTTTGTGGAGTATCGCTGAGTTACAGTTGGAGGCCAAAGATTTTTCATGGTAAACAAGTCTAGTGTGTTGGTGCTGGGCATTGGCAAGCTGGACATGCGACATGGGCGCACTTAGTTTTTTTCATGAAGAACTTTATGCTCCAAGAATTTGACGAAACTTGTTATTAGTCACTAGCATGATGGGtctaagtttttatttttgtttgagagTAGCTAAGTGAGGATTGATTTGGGTACAATTTATTATGGTTTTGGATTGTTTGATAATACTAGATgctattaattttaattttaataataatGCTAGTGATTCTATTTGCTTTGTTACATCTTCTGTTGATGTTGATTCTGTTAAATGGCATTCGAGATTAGGTCACATTGGGCAAGAGGGGGATTTGTTAGTCAACCTGCCCATTTGTGACCATTGCCTAACAAGAAAAGCAATTAGAAAATCATTCAGAAAACCATAAGGGCATTTGTTTCATTACAGCCTATCCGTTAGACATTTGTGGCTGAAATTGAGTCAC encodes:
- the LOC131310837 gene encoding uncharacterized protein LOC131310837; the protein is MEAKKVVADLTQVEKLKSDNYNVWRYEIQFLLNELEVLETFDHEMVEPKHSDSPQYLCDLEAFEKWYKKDQWARLTMVRSMHNDLICEFEYYETAHKLWKAIKQKYDIDFLTKMVSNLKCDDEHKSEIMKAKRQEAAGPHGSCIIVETVPRRFGYQRRKAKSALKKGAAIGINPIGVDSFKRNRGKKKSGNKNKARKACFYCDKLGHFARECTEPKKTQEQPTS